The genomic region TAGTTCTTGGCGGAGACCTGGGGAAAGCCCAGGAATGCCCCGCCTGCGAAGCGCGTCGGCTGACCGTAGTCGGTGACTTCCTTGCTCTTGAGGTAGTAGTACGAGAGCGTCATGTCGGTCGCTTTGCCGAGATTCATCCAGAAGCTCGGCGCGAAGCCGTAGCGCTCGGTGTCCTGCGGATAGCGGAAGTTGCCGCCTTTCTCGCCCAGGCCGATGAGGCGCAGCGCGCTGTCGGAGCCGGTGCGCAGGTTCAGGTCGAAGGTCGCGCGCTTCTGATCGAACGAGCCGACCGTCAGCGCGACTTCGCGGCGTTCGAGGCGGTCGGCGACCTTGGTGGTCTGGTTGATGAGGCCGCCCGGCGAGCCGCGCCCGAACATCAGCGCCGAGGAGCCCTTGAGCACCTCGATCGACTCGGTCGCGAACAGGTCGCGGTTGTATTCGCCGAGATCGCGCACGCCGTCGACGAAGATGTCGGCATTGAGCGGAAAGCCGCGGAGAAAGAACACCTGGTTCGCCTGCGTGCCGCCTTCGGCCGCGCCGTAGGAGATGCCCGGCACGTTGCGCAGCGCGTCGGTGAGGCTCGTCGCGTTCTGCGAGCGGATCAGCGTCTGCGGCACGGTGTTGATGAACTGCGGGATGTCGCGCAGCGGTGTGTCGGTGCGCGTGCCGGCGCGGGTGGTGTCGGTGCGGAAGCTCTTGTTCTGGCTGTCCTGCACCCGGACTTCCGGCAGCGTCTGCTCAGGCGCGGCCGGCTGCGCGGCGTGGGCCCCGCCTTCGGCGCCGAAGATCGAAAGCGAGGCGAGACCCATCGCGGCGGGGTTGAAGCGTTTGCGCAGCGCCGTGAAAGGCGTGGCCGCGGGCGCGCCGCGGCGGCGGTTTCGAGTCATACCAGTGCATCTCCCTGTTGTTGGTTGTTTGCATAGGCTGGCTGGGAGGGGCCCTGGCTGGCGGCGATCCGTTCTCCGGCACGAATCGGAGAATAAGAATCATTCTCGATTATAGATGGGCTTCGGGGACATCGCAAATGCCGCGATCGACCGGCGGGGGTCTTGACGCACCACGCGGGGCACGGTTTTTTCATACAGCCTGGCAGGAGGTGACCTTTTATGCGTACCCCAGCCAGCATCGCGAAACACCCGATACACCCCATGCTCGTGCCGATCCCCATCGGCCTGTGGCTGTTCTCGCTCGTCTGCGACCTGATCTTCCGCTTCGGCGGCGGCGCCGCCGAGTGGCAGACGGTGGCTTTCTACACGATGGTCGGCGGCATCATCGGCGCCCTCGCGGCGGCGATTCCCGGGCTCATCGACATGATCGCGCTGCCCGCGGGTCCGAAGCGCATCGCGATCATCCACATGACGATCAACCTCACGGTCGTCGCGCTCTACGTGGTCAACGTGTTCGTGCGCTCGACCAACCCCGAGAACATCGGCCTCGCGCTGACGCTCTCGGTGATCGCCGTGGCCTTGCTCGCGGTGTCGGGATGGCTCGGCGGCAAGATGGTCTACGAGCACGGCGTGGCCGTGGACAACGGGGAAGCGCCCGCCACGCTGCATTCGACCACGCACACGACCGCCGCGCGCCGCTAGCACATCTGATCGCGCGTTCTTCGCGTGCAAGAACCGCGGCTCTGCCGCGGTTTTTTTTGCGCCTGAAAAGCGGGAACGCGCGGTTCAGCCGCGACATCTAATCGGCCGCAATGAACACGAACACGCTGACAGTCGCCGGGCCGGCGTCCGACGACCTGGAGATCGCACGCCGCATCGCCGCGGGAGATACCACGGCCATGACGCTGCTCATGCGCCAGTGCAACCGCAAGCTCTTTCGGG from Burkholderiales bacterium harbors:
- a CDS encoding DUF2231 domain-containing protein — encoded protein: MRTPASIAKHPIHPMLVPIPIGLWLFSLVCDLIFRFGGGAAEWQTVAFYTMVGGIIGALAAAIPGLIDMIALPAGPKRIAIIHMTINLTVVALYVVNVFVRSTNPENIGLALTLSVIAVALLAVSGWLGGKMVYEHGVAVDNGEAPATLHSTTHTTAARR